In Rahnella variigena, one DNA window encodes the following:
- the hslO gene encoding Hsp33 family molecular chaperone HslO, with protein sequence MSNHDQLHRYLFNHHAVRGELVSLKETFREIVAGHDYPAEVRNLLGEMLVATSLLTATLKFDGDITVQLQGDGPLKLAVINGNNKQELRGIARLQGDITEGSSLKEMIGNGYMVITISPTVGERYQGVVGLEGENLAECLENYFMQSEQLPTRIFIRTGEVEGQPAAGGMLLQVLPAEDTDPEEFSHLAQLTTTIKAEELLNLPANEVLYRLYHQEEVTLYEPQEVCFRCTCSRERCAGALLTLPDEDILEMLEADGKIEMHCDYCGADYEFDAMDMATLKAGGDVHSGDDQVH encoded by the coding sequence ATGTCTAATCACGACCAACTGCATCGCTACCTGTTCAATCATCACGCCGTTCGCGGTGAACTGGTCTCGCTCAAAGAAACCTTCCGGGAGATTGTTGCCGGTCATGACTATCCAGCAGAAGTCCGTAATCTGCTGGGCGAAATGTTGGTGGCGACCAGCCTGCTGACCGCGACCCTGAAATTCGACGGCGATATTACCGTGCAGCTGCAGGGCGATGGCCCGCTGAAACTGGCCGTGATTAACGGGAACAACAAACAGGAACTGCGCGGTATTGCGCGTCTGCAAGGTGACATTACCGAAGGCAGTTCTCTGAAAGAGATGATTGGTAACGGCTACATGGTGATCACCATTTCTCCGACCGTCGGTGAACGCTATCAGGGCGTGGTCGGTCTGGAAGGTGAAAACCTGGCGGAATGCCTGGAAAACTACTTCATGCAATCCGAGCAATTGCCAACCCGCATCTTCATCCGTACCGGTGAAGTTGAAGGCCAGCCTGCTGCAGGCGGCATGTTGTTGCAGGTTCTGCCCGCTGAAGATACCGATCCTGAAGAATTCAGTCATCTGGCGCAGCTGACCACCACCATCAAAGCGGAAGAGCTGCTGAACCTTCCGGCTAACGAAGTGCTTTACCGCCTGTATCATCAGGAAGAAGTCACGCTATACGAACCGCAGGAAGTCTGTTTCCGTTGTACCTGCTCGCGTGAACGCTGTGCAGGCGCGCTGCTGACGCTGCCAGATGAAGATATTCTCGAAATGCTGGAAGCGGATGGCAAAATCGAAATGCACTGCGATTATTGCGGCGCAGACTACGAGTTTGACGCGATGGATATGGCGACGCTGAAAGCGGGCGGAGATGTTCACTCCGGAGATGACCAGGTTCACTGA
- the pckA gene encoding phosphoenolpyruvate carboxykinase (ATP) — translation MPTTIGITAEKLALYGIHQNSEIVYNPDYETLFNEETAPGLEGFERGQVTELGAVNVDTGIFTGRSPKDKYIVRDDTTRDTLWWSDQGKGKNDNKPMSQETWTSLKALVSKQLSGKRLFIIDAFCGANADSRLKVRFITEVAWQAHFVKNMFIRPTESELENFEPDFIVMNGAKCTNPDWQKQGLNSENFIAFNLTERIQLIGGSWYGGEMKKGMFAVMNYLLPLQGIASMHCSANVGEKGDVAVFFGLSGTGKTTLSTDPKRKLIGDDEHGWDDDGVFNFEGGCYAKTIKLSKEAEPEIFKAIKRDALLENVMVSEDGKIDFDDGSKTENTRVSYPIYHIENIVKPVSKAGHASKVIFLTADAFGVLPPVSRLTASQTQYHFLSGFTAKLAGTERGVNEPTPTFSACFGAAFLMLHPTQYAEVLVKRMETAGAQAYLVNTGWNGTGKRISLKNTRAIINAILDGTIDDAETFTLPMFDLAVPTTLPGVDTHILDPRNTYASREQWQEKAEHLAQLFIDNFDKYTDTPAGAALVSAGPKR, via the coding sequence ATGCCTACGACTATCGGGATCACCGCCGAAAAACTCGCCCTTTATGGGATTCATCAGAATAGCGAAATCGTCTATAACCCTGATTACGAAACTCTTTTTAATGAAGAGACGGCGCCGGGTCTCGAAGGCTTTGAGCGCGGGCAAGTGACAGAGCTGGGTGCAGTCAATGTGGATACCGGTATCTTCACCGGTCGTTCGCCGAAAGATAAATACATCGTCCGCGATGACACCACCCGCGATACGCTGTGGTGGTCTGATCAGGGCAAAGGCAAAAATGATAACAAGCCGATGTCACAGGAAACCTGGACGTCACTGAAGGCTCTGGTGAGCAAACAGTTGTCCGGCAAACGTCTGTTTATCATTGATGCTTTCTGCGGCGCAAACGCCGATTCCCGTCTTAAAGTCCGCTTTATTACCGAAGTCGCCTGGCAGGCGCATTTCGTCAAAAACATGTTTATCCGCCCGACCGAAAGCGAACTGGAAAATTTCGAACCTGATTTCATCGTCATGAACGGCGCGAAATGCACCAATCCTGACTGGCAGAAACAGGGGCTGAATTCAGAAAACTTCATCGCCTTCAACCTGACCGAGCGTATCCAGCTGATCGGCGGTTCGTGGTATGGCGGCGAAATGAAGAAAGGCATGTTCGCCGTCATGAATTATCTGCTGCCATTACAAGGCATTGCTTCCATGCACTGTTCGGCTAACGTCGGCGAAAAAGGCGATGTCGCGGTATTTTTCGGGCTTTCAGGCACGGGTAAAACCACGTTGTCGACGGATCCGAAGCGCAAACTTATCGGCGACGATGAACACGGCTGGGACGATGATGGTGTCTTCAATTTTGAAGGCGGTTGCTATGCCAAAACCATCAAACTTAGCAAAGAAGCCGAACCGGAAATCTTCAAAGCCATCAAACGCGACGCGTTACTGGAAAACGTGATGGTCAGTGAAGACGGCAAAATCGACTTTGATGACGGCAGCAAAACCGAGAACACCCGCGTTTCATACCCGATTTACCACATTGAAAATATCGTCAAGCCGGTTTCCAAAGCCGGACACGCCAGCAAAGTAATTTTCCTGACTGCTGATGCGTTTGGTGTCCTGCCGCCAGTTTCGCGCCTGACAGCTTCGCAGACGCAATATCATTTCCTGTCCGGTTTTACGGCCAAACTTGCAGGCACTGAGCGTGGCGTCAATGAACCGACTCCGACATTCTCCGCCTGCTTCGGTGCCGCGTTCCTGATGCTGCACCCGACGCAATACGCAGAAGTATTAGTGAAACGTATGGAAACTGCGGGCGCACAGGCTTATCTGGTGAATACAGGCTGGAATGGCACCGGCAAACGCATCTCGCTGAAGAACACCCGTGCGATTATCAATGCCATCTTAGATGGCACTATTGATGATGCCGAAACGTTCACTCTGCCGATGTTTGACCTGGCCGTTCCGACTACGTTACCGGGCGTCGACACCCATATTTTGGATCCGCGCAATACCTACGCCAGCCGTGAGCAGTGGCAGGAAAAAGCAGAGCATCTCGCGCAATTGTTTATCGATAACTTTGATAAATATACCGACACCCCGGCAGGTGCCGCGTTGGTCAGCGCCGGACCGAAACGGTAA
- a CDS encoding FitA-like ribbon-helix-helix domain-containing protein, whose translation MATITVRNLDDDVKELLRIAAAKKGHSMEEEARLILKQALTPTQPDFGLGSQLRQRFSSVIAEPLELPPK comes from the coding sequence ATGGCGACGATTACCGTACGCAATCTCGATGACGATGTGAAGGAACTGCTGCGTATCGCGGCGGCCAAAAAAGGCCACTCGATGGAAGAAGAAGCACGTCTCATTCTGAAACAGGCGCTCACTCCCACCCAGCCTGACTTTGGCCTCGGTAGCCAGCTCCGCCAGCGTTTTTCATCCGTGATCGCTGAGCCACTGGAACTGCCACCCAAATGA
- a CDS encoding PIN domain-containing protein: MIILNTAVIFEMINPRPQKNVLQWLDAQDATQLYLTSLSVAALFTWADNLPENQPKAALSEALLEMLNQDFAGRLLSFDAASALHYPRIMTLSEAANVVMSEQDRQLAAICLNHQATLATEHDEAFAHTGVLLVNPWDTGNTPRWREEAAEYYVMSRKS, encoded by the coding sequence ATGATCATTCTTAATACCGCCGTCATTTTTGAGATGATCAATCCCAGGCCACAAAAGAACGTTCTGCAATGGCTGGATGCGCAGGATGCCACACAGCTGTACCTGACCAGCCTGAGCGTAGCGGCACTTTTCACCTGGGCAGATAATCTGCCGGAGAACCAGCCGAAAGCCGCGCTTTCTGAAGCCTTGCTGGAAATGCTGAATCAGGATTTTGCCGGTCGATTACTGTCGTTTGATGCAGCAAGCGCGCTGCATTATCCGCGGATCATGACCTTGTCAGAAGCTGCCAATGTAGTGATGTCAGAGCAGGACAGACAACTGGCGGCTATTTGCCTGAATCATCAGGCGACTCTGGCGACCGAGCATGATGAAGCGTTTGCGCACACAGGTGTCTTATTGGTTAATCCGTGGGATACGGGGAATACGCCGAGATGGCGGGAAGAAGCGGCAGAGTATTATGTGATGAGCAGGAAGAGCTGA
- the envZ gene encoding two-component system sensor histidine kinase EnvZ codes for MKRIRFSPRSSFARTLLLIVTLLFVSLVTTYLVVLNFAILPSLQQFNKVLAYEVRMLMTDRLQLEDGTLLAVPPAFRREIYRELGISLYTNSAAEESGLRWAQHYEFLSQQMAQQLGGPTDVRVEVNKNTPVVWLKTWLSPDIWVRVPLTEIHQGDFSPLFRYTLAIMLLAIGGAWLFIRIQNRPLVELEHAALQVGKGIIPPPLREYGASEVRSVTRAFNQMAAGVKLLADDRTLLMAGVSHDLRTPLTRIRLATEMMSDGDGYLAESINKDIEECNAIIEQFIDYLRTGQEMPTEITDLNGILGEVIATESGYEREIDSDLADGELLVNAHPLSIKRAVVNMVVNAARYGDGWIKVSSGRELQRAWFQVEDDGPGIAPDQLKHLFQPFVRGESARTTSGTGLGLAIIQRIVDAHSGTLDIGKSDRGGLRIRAYLPLPVEMLKAVAVQQKPV; via the coding sequence ATGAAGCGAATACGCTTTTCACCGCGTAGCTCGTTTGCCCGAACACTGTTATTAATCGTCACCTTGCTGTTCGTCAGCCTGGTGACGACCTATCTGGTGGTGCTTAACTTCGCCATTCTTCCCAGTCTGCAGCAGTTCAATAAGGTTCTGGCATACGAAGTGCGTATGCTGATGACCGACCGGTTGCAGCTGGAAGATGGCACGTTGCTGGCTGTGCCACCGGCGTTTCGTCGCGAAATTTACCGCGAACTGGGCATTTCTCTTTATACCAACTCTGCAGCCGAGGAGAGTGGTCTGCGCTGGGCGCAGCATTACGAATTCCTCAGCCAGCAGATGGCGCAGCAGCTCGGTGGTCCTACCGATGTCCGCGTCGAGGTGAATAAAAATACCCCGGTTGTGTGGCTGAAAACCTGGTTGTCGCCTGACATCTGGGTACGCGTTCCGCTTACTGAGATTCATCAGGGCGATTTCTCTCCGCTGTTCCGTTATACGTTAGCGATTATGTTGCTGGCGATTGGTGGCGCGTGGCTGTTTATCCGTATTCAGAACCGACCCCTGGTCGAACTGGAGCACGCGGCATTGCAGGTCGGGAAAGGCATTATTCCGCCGCCATTACGTGAATACGGTGCGTCGGAAGTGCGGTCAGTGACGCGTGCATTTAACCAGATGGCAGCAGGTGTCAAACTGCTGGCCGATGACCGTACCTTGCTGATGGCCGGTGTGAGTCACGATTTGCGAACACCGCTGACACGCATTCGTTTAGCGACTGAAATGATGAGCGACGGTGATGGTTATCTTGCCGAGTCGATCAACAAAGATATCGAAGAGTGCAACGCCATTATCGAGCAGTTCATCGACTATCTGCGCACTGGCCAGGAAATGCCGACAGAGATCACCGATCTTAACGGTATTTTGGGCGAAGTGATTGCGACAGAAAGCGGCTACGAGCGCGAAATAGATTCAGATCTGGCCGACGGCGAATTACTGGTGAATGCGCATCCGCTTTCCATTAAGCGTGCTGTTGTGAATATGGTGGTCAACGCCGCCCGTTACGGCGATGGCTGGATTAAAGTCAGCAGCGGTCGTGAACTCCAGCGTGCATGGTTCCAGGTTGAAGATGATGGCCCGGGCATTGCGCCGGACCAGCTCAAACATCTTTTCCAGCCGTTTGTGCGCGGTGAAAGCGCCCGAACCACCAGCGGAACCGGCCTCGGTCTGGCGATTATTCAGCGTATCGTTGATGCCCATTCCGGGACGCTGGATATCGGGAAGAGTGACCGCGGGGGATTACGGATCCGGGCGTATCTGCCGTTACCAGTGGAGATGCTGAAAGCGGTGGCGGTTCAGCAGAAACCAGTTTGA
- the ompR gene encoding osmolarity response regulator transcription factor OmpR: protein MQENHKILVVDDDMRLRALLERYLTEQGFQVRSVANAEQMDRLLTRESFHLMVLDLMLPGEDGLSICRRLRSQSNPMPIIMVTAKGEEVDRIVGLEIGADDYIPKPFNPRELLARIRAVLRRQANELPGAPSQEEAVISFGKFKLNLGTREMFREDEPMPLTSGEFAVLKALVSHPREPLSRDKLMNLARGREYSAMERSIDVQISRLRRMVEEDPAHPRYIQTVWGLGYVFVPDGSKA, encoded by the coding sequence ATGCAAGAAAATCACAAGATTCTGGTGGTCGATGATGACATGCGCCTTCGCGCACTTTTGGAACGTTATCTGACTGAACAGGGCTTCCAGGTGCGTAGCGTTGCCAATGCCGAACAAATGGATCGCCTGCTGACTCGTGAGTCATTCCATCTGATGGTTCTCGACCTGATGCTGCCGGGCGAAGATGGCTTGTCTATCTGCCGTCGTCTGCGCAGTCAAAGTAACCCGATGCCGATCATCATGGTCACCGCTAAAGGCGAAGAAGTTGACCGTATCGTAGGCCTGGAAATTGGTGCCGACGACTATATTCCAAAACCGTTTAACCCGCGTGAATTGCTGGCCCGTATCCGCGCTGTGTTGCGTCGTCAGGCTAACGAATTGCCAGGTGCGCCTTCTCAGGAAGAAGCGGTCATTTCATTTGGTAAGTTCAAACTGAACCTCGGTACCCGCGAAATGTTCCGTGAAGACGAGCCTATGCCGCTGACCAGCGGTGAGTTCGCCGTGCTGAAAGCACTGGTGAGTCATCCACGTGAGCCGCTGTCCCGTGACAAGCTGATGAATCTTGCACGTGGTCGTGAATACAGTGCGATGGAACGTTCTATCGATGTGCAGATTTCCCGTCTGCGTCGCATGGTAGAAGAAGATCCGGCGCATCCGCGTTACATTCAGACCGTTTGGGGTCTGGGCTACGTATTTGTGCCGGACGGCAGTAAGGCATGA
- a CDS encoding fimbrial protein: protein MKTKFKLLAGGIFLAMAANSYAIDGAINFTGAIVEEACEINGGEELNIPLGTYSAAQFQEIGDLSPKIPFTLPLDNCPVVSEANPTPHFRIWLESDTVADTTDLIALGNDYGDAMADGVGIRIEDAATNDIMKINGLPDIIYPIPGKVMNVNLLAYYESFKLPGDITAGAADARVKVTLDYR, encoded by the coding sequence ATGAAAACCAAGTTCAAGCTCTTAGCGGGCGGGATATTTTTGGCTATGGCTGCAAATAGCTATGCGATCGATGGTGCTATTAATTTCACAGGCGCAATTGTTGAAGAAGCCTGTGAGATTAATGGTGGGGAAGAACTTAATATACCGTTAGGGACTTATTCAGCAGCACAATTCCAGGAAATTGGTGACCTCTCGCCAAAAATCCCTTTCACCCTGCCACTTGATAACTGCCCAGTCGTTTCAGAGGCGAACCCTACCCCTCACTTCCGGATATGGCTGGAGTCAGATACCGTTGCTGACACCACTGATTTGATTGCACTTGGCAATGATTATGGTGACGCCATGGCGGATGGTGTAGGCATCAGAATCGAAGATGCGGCAACAAATGACATCATGAAAATTAATGGCCTGCCTGACATCATCTACCCAATCCCAGGTAAGGTCATGAATGTGAACCTTCTTGCGTACTATGAGTCGTTCAAATTACCTGGCGATATCACTGCCGGTGCCGCCGACGCCCGCGTGAAAGTCACTCTCGATTACAGATAA